Proteins from a genomic interval of Alphaproteobacteria bacterium:
- the acnA gene encoding aconitate hydratase AcnA, translating to MKTGQDTLKTKKTLSVAGKDYDYYSLKEAAKTIGDISALPYSMKILLENLLRFEDARSVKVDDIKAIASWLKTGKSDHEIAYRPARVLMQDFTGVPAVADLAAMREAVVKLGGTPDRINPLSQVDLVIDHSVMVDEFGSPTAFQMNVEREFERNHERYAFLRWGQTAFNRFRVVPPGTGICHQVNLEYLSQVVWVENDDDGRAIALPDTLVGTDSHTTMVNGLAVLGWGVGGIEAEAAMLGQPVSMVLPEVIGFELTGRLAEGVTATDLVLTVTEMLRKKGVVGKFVEFFGSGLAYLSLADRATIGNMAPEYGATCGIFPIDEETLNYLRFTGRDESRIALVEAYAKEQGMWYDAANPTKFKYTDTLKLDLSTVESSLAGPKRPQDRIALKDAAQNFTKDLDAVFKVPQDKISQTAPVAGAPYQIKQGDVVIAAITSCTNTSNPYVMVAAGLLARKAHEKGLKVKPWVKTSLAPGSQVVSDYLEKADLQKDLDALGFNLVGYGCTTCIGNSGPLPDPIANAIQENDLTVCSVLSGNRNFEGRINPHCKANYLASPPLVVAYALAGSMKVDLRKEPLGKDQKGNDVYLKDIWPSSTEISDLVMKSLSAFMFKKRYSNVFEGPDEWKSIATSTGVTYKWQNNSTYVKLPPLFEGMEREPKALQNIRKARILGLFGDSITTDHISPAGSIKKDSPAGQYLTDHKVEIRDFNSYGARRGNHEVMMRGTFANIRIKNEMMGGKEGGYTKYLPTNAEMPIYDAAMKYQQDKTPLVIFAGKEYGTGSSRDWAAKGTMLLGVKAVIAESFERIHRSNLVGMGILPLQFIDGKSRLSLGLDGSEIITIEGIDQALKPKQKIQIHIERSNGKTETVEVMSRIDTLDEVDYYRHGGILHYVLRNLTQGHNNSDGLRAVS from the coding sequence ATGAAAACTGGCCAAGACACACTCAAAACAAAAAAAACACTCTCCGTTGCTGGCAAAGACTATGATTATTATTCGCTAAAAGAAGCGGCAAAGACGATTGGCGATATCTCTGCATTGCCTTATTCAATGAAAATTCTTCTCGAGAATTTACTCCGCTTTGAAGATGCCCGCAGTGTTAAAGTTGATGATATTAAAGCGATTGCTTCTTGGCTTAAAACAGGAAAATCTGATCATGAGATTGCTTATCGCCCTGCCCGCGTTTTAATGCAAGACTTTACGGGCGTTCCAGCTGTCGCTGATTTGGCTGCCATGCGCGAAGCTGTTGTTAAATTAGGCGGAACCCCTGATCGCATAAACCCTTTATCACAAGTTGATCTTGTGATCGATCACTCTGTGATGGTTGATGAGTTTGGATCGCCAACCGCTTTTCAAATGAATGTGGAACGCGAATTTGAGCGCAATCATGAAAGATACGCTTTTCTAAGATGGGGGCAAACAGCCTTTAATCGCTTCCGCGTTGTCCCTCCAGGAACAGGGATTTGCCATCAGGTCAATTTAGAATATCTCTCACAAGTCGTGTGGGTTGAAAATGATGATGACGGCAGAGCCATTGCTCTCCCTGATACGCTTGTGGGTACGGATAGTCACACAACCATGGTTAATGGACTTGCTGTTCTTGGTTGGGGTGTTGGCGGTATTGAAGCTGAAGCAGCGATGCTTGGCCAGCCTGTTTCAATGGTTCTGCCTGAAGTGATTGGCTTTGAGTTAACCGGTCGCCTTGCAGAAGGCGTGACTGCAACCGACCTTGTACTTACCGTAACAGAAATGCTCCGTAAAAAAGGTGTTGTTGGTAAGTTTGTTGAATTTTTTGGCAGTGGCCTTGCTTATCTCTCACTTGCAGACAGAGCAACTATTGGAAATATGGCCCCTGAATATGGCGCCACTTGTGGTATTTTCCCAATCGATGAGGAAACATTAAACTACCTCCGCTTTACAGGACGTGATGAATCACGCATTGCTCTGGTAGAAGCCTATGCTAAAGAACAGGGCATGTGGTATGATGCTGCCAACCCAACAAAATTCAAATATACGGATACATTGAAGCTTGATCTCTCAACAGTTGAATCATCTTTGGCTGGACCAAAAAGACCGCAAGACAGAATTGCGCTCAAAGATGCAGCACAAAACTTTACAAAGGATCTTGATGCTGTCTTCAAAGTGCCTCAAGACAAAATTTCTCAGACAGCTCCTGTCGCTGGCGCCCCTTATCAAATCAAACAAGGTGATGTTGTGATTGCCGCAATCACAAGCTGTACAAACACATCCAATCCTTACGTCATGGTTGCAGCTGGCCTCTTGGCTCGTAAAGCGCATGAAAAAGGCCTCAAAGTCAAGCCTTGGGTGAAAACATCATTAGCCCCGGGCTCTCAGGTTGTCTCTGATTATCTTGAAAAAGCAGATCTACAAAAAGACCTTGATGCTCTCGGCTTTAACCTTGTGGGCTATGGCTGTACAACTTGTATCGGAAACTCAGGACCTCTGCCTGATCCAATTGCCAATGCCATTCAAGAGAATGATCTAACAGTTTGTTCAGTCCTCTCAGGAAATCGTAACTTTGAAGGACGTATCAATCCGCATTGTAAAGCGAACTACCTTGCTTCACCACCACTTGTTGTTGCTTACGCCTTAGCGGGATCAATGAAAGTTGACTTACGTAAAGAACCTCTTGGCAAGGATCAAAAAGGCAATGATGTCTATTTGAAAGACATTTGGCCATCAAGCACTGAAATTTCTGATCTTGTTATGAAATCACTCAGCGCTTTCATGTTTAAGAAAAGATACAGCAATGTCTTTGAAGGTCCTGATGAATGGAAGAGCATTGCAACCAGTACAGGCGTTACATATAAATGGCAAAATAATTCTACCTATGTCAAATTGCCTCCTCTCTTTGAAGGCATGGAACGCGAACCGAAGGCTCTGCAAAACATCCGCAAGGCACGCATCTTAGGTCTTTTTGGTGACAGCATCACAACAGATCACATCTCTCCAGCTGGTTCGATTAAAAAAGACAGTCCTGCAGGGCAATATTTAACAGACCATAAAGTTGAAATTCGTGATTTCAACTCATATGGCGCACGTCGTGGGAATCATGAAGTGATGATGCGGGGTACCTTTGCCAATATTCGCATCAAGAATGAAATGATGGGCGGTAAAGAAGGTGGCTATACAAAATATCTGCCAACCAATGCCGAGATGCCAATCTATGATGCAGCCATGAAATATCAACAAGATAAAACACCCCTTGTGATCTTTGCAGGTAAAGAATATGGCACAGGATCATCACGCGACTGGGCAGCAAAGGGTACAATGCTGCTTGGCGTTAAAGCCGTGATTGCAGAGAGCTTTGAGCGCATTCACAGATCAAACCTTGTTGGGATGGGTATTTTGCCCCTCCAATTCATTGATGGCAAATCAAGACTCTCTCTTGGGCTTGATGGATCTGAAATCATCACCATTGAAGGCATTGATCAGGCTTTAAAACCAAAACAAAAAATCCAGATTCACATTGAAAGATCAAATGGGAAGACTGAAACTGTAGAAGTCATGTCACGCATTGATACACTCGATGAAGTTGACTATTACCGTCATGGTGGTATTCTGCATTATGTTTTAAGAAATCTGACTCAAGGACACAATAATTCTGATGGCCTGCGCGCTGTCTCATAA
- a CDS encoding Trm112 family protein, which produces MPNQILDPKLLDILVCPLTKSPLKYDKENQELISKQAGLAFPIRDGIPIMLVEEARKLSHDESS; this is translated from the coding sequence ATGCCGAATCAAATTTTAGATCCAAAACTACTGGACATACTCGTCTGTCCGTTGACAAAATCGCCTTTAAAATATGACAAAGAAAATCAAGAATTGATTAGCAAACAAGCTGGACTGGCTTTCCCAATTCGCGATGGTATTCCGATCATGCTCGTTGAAGAAGCCCGAAAACTTTCTCATGATGAATCATCATAA